One Chloroflexota bacterium DNA segment encodes these proteins:
- a CDS encoding amino acid ABC transporter ATP-binding protein — MISINKVSKFFGDFRALDEVSLTVDRGEVLMIVGPSGSGKSTLLRCINHLEVPDAGEIMIDGKHVTPKERELNAIRAEVGMVFQRFELFPHLTVLENICLAQQKVRKSSRSDSEKIARSLLEKVGIPEQANKYPPKLSGGQQQRVAIARSLAMQPKVILFDEPTSALDPEMINEVLDVMLTLASEGMTMVVVSHEMGFARKAAHQVVFMDGGTIVEQGTPDQVFGAPQHERTKLFLSRILH; from the coding sequence ATGATTAGCATTAACAAGGTCAGCAAGTTTTTTGGCGATTTTCGCGCCTTAGATGAGGTCAGTCTCACGGTTGATCGCGGCGAAGTGTTGATGATTGTCGGGCCTTCTGGCTCTGGCAAATCAACCTTGTTGCGCTGTATCAACCATCTCGAAGTGCCCGATGCAGGCGAAATTATGATCGATGGGAAGCATGTTACGCCCAAAGAACGCGAATTAAATGCAATTCGCGCTGAAGTTGGCATGGTTTTTCAGCGTTTCGAGCTATTTCCCCATCTGACGGTGCTCGAAAATATTTGCTTGGCGCAGCAAAAAGTGCGCAAAAGTTCACGCAGCGACAGCGAAAAAATCGCCCGTAGTTTGCTTGAAAAAGTTGGTATCCCTGAGCAGGCCAATAAATATCCACCCAAACTTTCGGGTGGTCAACAACAGCGCGTCGCGATCGCCCGCTCATTGGCAATGCAACCCAAAGTGATTCTATTCGATGAGCCAACCTCGGCGCTTGATCCTGAGATGATCAACGAGGTGCTTGACGTAATGTTGACGCTGGCCAGCGAAGGTATGACCATGGTTGTGGTTTCGCACGAAATGGGCTTTGCCCGCAAAGCGGCGCATCAAGTGGTCTTTATGGATGGCGGCACGATTGTCGAGCAAGGCACGCCCGACCAAGTGTTTGGTGCACCCCAACATGAACGCACCAAATTATTTTTATCGCGGATTTTGCATTAA
- a CDS encoding Xaa-Pro peptidase family protein, producing the protein MSGVRIRRLASAARPQGMDYVVLMPGANLQYFTGLTLHLSERLALALIAADGQSINIVLPALEQPRALAEYSGEVAVRWFPWSDDEGPMNALRNAAAGLIGRTVGVEYTTMRVLELRALEEVAGVHSIDASAAIASLRMQKGNDEIALMREAVRIVEAGLKTAIEAIHPGRTEREIARIWEEAMQLEGGEGPSFATIVASGPNSANPHHTTGERQIQTGDLVILDGGALYRGYCSDITRTVCVGEPSEQQRMLYETVLAANRAACVGAKPGMSGAQVDRLARQVVEDAELGRYFIHRTGHGLGMEIHEPPYIASTNTVALPIGTVFTVEPGTYVAGIGGVRIEDDVLLTPTGAECLTNFPRELIIK; encoded by the coding sequence ATGAGTGGCGTGCGAATTCGACGTTTGGCTAGCGCTGCCCGCCCGCAAGGGATGGATTATGTGGTGTTGATGCCTGGGGCTAATTTACAATATTTTACGGGCTTGACCTTGCATTTAAGTGAGCGTTTGGCCTTGGCGTTGATCGCTGCTGATGGTCAGAGCATCAATATTGTGCTGCCGGCCTTGGAGCAACCGCGTGCTTTAGCCGAATATAGCGGCGAAGTGGCGGTACGTTGGTTTCCATGGAGCGATGATGAAGGCCCGATGAATGCCTTGCGCAATGCAGCTGCGGGCCTGATTGGCCGCACCGTTGGCGTAGAATATACGACGATGCGGGTGCTAGAATTACGCGCTTTAGAAGAAGTCGCGGGCGTGCATAGCATCGATGCCAGTGCAGCGATCGCAAGCTTGCGCATGCAAAAAGGCAATGATGAAATTGCCCTGATGCGTGAAGCTGTGCGAATTGTTGAGGCAGGGCTTAAAACCGCAATTGAGGCGATTCATCCAGGCCGAACCGAGCGCGAAATTGCCCGGATTTGGGAAGAAGCGATGCAACTTGAGGGTGGCGAAGGCCCATCATTTGCCACGATTGTGGCGAGTGGCCCAAATAGTGCTAATCCACACCATACGACTGGCGAGCGCCAAATCCAAACTGGCGATTTGGTAATTTTGGATGGTGGGGCGTTGTATCGCGGCTATTGCTCGGATATTACCCGCACTGTTTGCGTTGGCGAGCCAAGCGAGCAACAACGGATGCTGTATGAAACCGTTTTGGCGGCCAATCGCGCTGCCTGTGTTGGAGCCAAACCAGGCATGAGCGGCGCACAGGTTGATCGGCTGGCGCGGCAAGTGGTTGAGGATGCCGAATTAGGCCGTTATTTCATCCATCGCACAGGCCATGGCTTGGGTATGGAAATTCACGAGCCGCCCTATATCGCTAGCACCAACACCGTTGCCCTGCCAATTGGTACGGTCTTTACGGTTGAGCCAGGCACGTATGTAGCCGGAATTGGTGGCGTGCGGATTGAAGATGATGTGCTGTTGACCCCCACTGGCGCTGAATGTTTGACCAACTTTCCACGGGAGTTGATTATCAAATGA